The Lacipirellula parvula genome window below encodes:
- a CDS encoding sigma 54-interacting transcriptional regulator — protein MSNAYLIIREGSKWADVFRLVPGESVTIGRGPTNAVVVKDERCSRNHAEVFQASGAWKLRDLDSRNGTVVSGQRISGDYELQPGDIIQIGNSHLAFVHDLAQAFPDTSTLLKTSKAVEGETGIGVAVNGDDESVFDAFEPTMITHRKGQSRFLEGSGGEDPSASSPKVNRATAQLCRLAFELAKSTDVFSLANDALAGLFEGTQVDAGAILLRSRDERGVRNSEELEIVASRSDGVHAYHRVSSFLAATVMRDGQAVMARNVMDDSQLGNRDSRGEILATSVICAPVRLGGELLGLVHLYSTDPDKSTDPEDLEFTLAVADTLGVALENLNRRQELAEDLNQMQTECVQLREQLGVQSEIVGSSEVMMRVTQQIARAAPSRATVLIRGESGVGKELVARAVHFSSPRKKGPFVCLNAAALSETLLESELFGHEKGAFTGATERKIGKFEQAHKGTLMLDEIGEMSPSIQAKFLRVLEGHPFERVGGTEAIKVDVRSIAATNRDLEKDVAEGKFRRDLYFRLHVLEIIVPGLRKRPEDIPELAAHFLRKFNEETGRKLRGYTPRAMEELLRYRWPGNVREMKNVIERAVVLARADFIDHDDLVLSRLNTAGDTEMGMERSEPQASYQPVSLADVERAHILRTLAATAWNKSKTATILGIERSTLDRKIRRYGLEADRRGV, from the coding sequence ATGTCCAACGCTTACCTCATCATTCGTGAAGGGTCCAAATGGGCCGATGTCTTCCGGCTCGTGCCGGGCGAGTCGGTCACTATTGGCCGCGGCCCTACGAACGCGGTCGTCGTGAAGGACGAACGCTGCAGCCGAAACCACGCCGAGGTCTTCCAAGCCAGCGGGGCGTGGAAGCTCCGTGACCTCGATAGCCGCAACGGCACGGTCGTTTCGGGCCAGCGAATCAGCGGCGACTACGAACTGCAGCCGGGCGATATTATTCAGATTGGTAACTCGCATTTGGCGTTTGTGCACGATCTGGCCCAGGCGTTTCCCGATACCAGCACGCTGCTGAAGACCTCGAAGGCAGTCGAGGGGGAAACGGGCATCGGCGTCGCGGTGAACGGCGACGACGAAAGCGTCTTCGACGCGTTCGAGCCGACGATGATCACTCATCGCAAAGGCCAAAGCCGCTTCCTCGAAGGGAGCGGCGGTGAAGATCCAAGCGCATCGAGCCCGAAGGTTAACCGCGCCACTGCGCAGCTCTGCCGGCTGGCGTTCGAACTGGCCAAAAGCACTGACGTCTTCTCGCTGGCTAACGACGCCCTGGCCGGGCTGTTCGAAGGGACGCAGGTCGACGCCGGCGCCATTCTGCTCCGCAGCCGCGACGAACGGGGCGTCCGCAACAGCGAAGAACTTGAGATCGTCGCCTCTCGTAGCGACGGAGTGCACGCCTACCACCGCGTTTCGTCGTTCCTGGCCGCGACTGTGATGCGGGATGGCCAGGCGGTAATGGCGCGCAACGTGATGGATGACAGCCAGCTCGGCAACCGCGATAGCCGCGGCGAGATTTTGGCGACCAGCGTCATTTGCGCCCCAGTCCGCCTGGGCGGCGAGTTGCTCGGCCTGGTGCACCTCTACTCGACCGATCCCGATAAATCGACCGATCCAGAAGACCTGGAGTTCACCCTCGCGGTGGCGGATACGCTCGGCGTCGCGCTCGAGAACCTCAACCGCCGGCAAGAATTGGCGGAAGATCTCAACCAGATGCAAACCGAGTGCGTTCAACTGCGCGAGCAGCTGGGCGTGCAAAGCGAGATCGTCGGCTCGAGCGAAGTGATGATGCGGGTCACGCAGCAGATCGCCCGCGCGGCGCCAAGCCGTGCGACGGTTCTCATTCGCGGTGAGAGCGGCGTCGGCAAGGAACTGGTCGCCCGCGCCGTCCATTTCTCCAGCCCGCGCAAGAAGGGGCCGTTTGTTTGCTTGAACGCCGCAGCCCTCTCCGAGACGCTGCTCGAAAGCGAACTGTTCGGCCACGAGAAGGGCGCGTTCACCGGCGCCACCGAGCGGAAGATCGGCAAGTTCGAGCAGGCCCACAAAGGGACGCTCATGCTCGACGAAATCGGCGAGATGAGCCCGTCGATTCAAGCGAAGTTCCTCCGCGTGCTCGAAGGCCATCCGTTCGAGCGGGTCGGCGGCACGGAGGCGATCAAGGTCGACGTCCGTTCGATCGCGGCCACCAATCGCGACCTGGAAAAGGACGTCGCCGAGGGGAAGTTCCGTCGCGACCTGTACTTCCGGCTGCATGTGCTTGAGATCATCGTTCCCGGACTGCGGAAACGGCCGGAGGATATTCCGGAGCTGGCGGCCCACTTCCTTCGCAAGTTCAACGAAGAGACGGGCCGCAAGCTGCGCGGCTACACGCCGCGAGCGATGGAAGAGCTGCTGCGTTACCGCTGGCCGGGCAACGTCCGCGAGATGAAGAACGTCATCGAGCGGGCGGTCGTGCTCGCACGGGCCGACTTCATCGACCATGACGATCTGGTCCTCTCGCGGCTGAACACCGCCGGCGATACCGAGATGGGGATGGAGCGGAGCGAACCGCAGGCGAGCTACCAGCCCGTTTCGCTGGCCGACGTCGAACGGGCTCACATCTTGCGAACGCTCGCTGCGACGGCGTGGAACAAGAGCAAGACGGCCACGATTCTGGGGATCGAGCGTTCGACGCTCGACCGAAAAATTCGCCGGTATGGTTTGGAAGCGGACCGCCGCGGCGTATGA
- a CDS encoding DUF1598 domain-containing protein translates to MTRSTFGLLILACGLVAASLRDCPVGVAGGFFNNRSVGGVAVDANGVLEAPTVQDDQELAQLREQTKLQVPAGLQEYTDLRAVSLKQLEATLKQCHDEMKPIPDEVKYLAGLQRVQYVFVYPDRNDIVIAGPAEGWQFDALGNVVGATTNRPVILLDDLMVALRSGSTSRTEPITCSIDPTEEGLARLQAAVSRMRTIGDSEQTLNRIEEALGPQTISVTGVADTSHFARTMVAADFRMKRIAMDFEPAPVKGLESFLSMVGTGGKGMNNMLPRWWLAPNYEPLARTSDGLGWELRGQGVKCMSNEDYVDSTGERTVGVSKNPVAEKWANTMTQKYSELAGKDSSFGELRNIMDLAVIGALIEKEQLLNTASLKLPRLMGEQSLERYPAPKHTASKASAIKKRGQWVISASGGVEMLPWHIANETETVESVGDVRNDLSADVKEFWWE, encoded by the coding sequence ATGACGCGGTCGACATTCGGCTTGTTAATTCTTGCATGCGGGCTCGTCGCGGCGAGTCTGCGCGACTGTCCGGTCGGCGTAGCGGGCGGTTTTTTTAACAATCGCTCCGTCGGCGGCGTCGCCGTCGATGCCAACGGCGTCCTCGAAGCGCCGACTGTCCAGGACGATCAGGAACTCGCTCAGCTCCGTGAGCAGACCAAGCTGCAAGTTCCAGCCGGACTGCAAGAGTACACCGACCTGCGGGCCGTCTCGCTGAAGCAGCTTGAGGCGACCCTCAAGCAGTGCCACGATGAAATGAAGCCGATCCCGGACGAGGTGAAGTACCTCGCCGGCCTGCAACGCGTGCAATACGTCTTCGTCTACCCCGATCGCAACGATATCGTCATCGCCGGCCCGGCCGAGGGATGGCAGTTCGACGCCCTCGGCAACGTCGTCGGCGCCACGACCAATCGCCCGGTGATCCTGCTGGACGACCTGATGGTCGCCCTCCGCAGCGGGTCGACCTCGCGTACCGAACCGATCACTTGCTCGATCGATCCGACGGAAGAAGGGCTTGCCCGCTTGCAAGCCGCGGTAAGTCGGATGCGGACGATTGGCGACTCGGAGCAGACGCTCAACCGCATCGAAGAGGCCCTCGGCCCGCAAACGATTTCGGTCACGGGCGTCGCCGACACGAGCCACTTCGCTCGCACGATGGTGGCGGCCGACTTCAGGATGAAGCGGATTGCGATGGACTTCGAACCGGCCCCGGTGAAGGGACTGGAGAGCTTCCTGTCGATGGTCGGCACCGGCGGCAAAGGCATGAACAACATGCTCCCGCGCTGGTGGCTCGCCCCGAACTACGAACCGCTGGCCCGCACCTCCGACGGCCTCGGCTGGGAACTCCGCGGCCAAGGCGTGAAGTGCATGAGCAACGAAGATTACGTCGATTCGACCGGCGAGCGGACCGTTGGCGTCTCGAAAAACCCCGTCGCTGAGAAGTGGGCCAACACGATGACCCAGAAGTACTCGGAACTAGCCGGGAAGGATTCGTCCTTCGGTGAACTGCGGAACATCATGGATCTTGCCGTGATCGGCGCCCTGATCGAGAAGGAGCAACTGCTCAACACCGCCAGCCTCAAGCTGCCGCGGCTGATGGGCGAGCAATCGCTCGAGCGTTACCCGGCTCCGAAGCATACCGCCAGCAAGGCGAGTGCGATCAAGAAGCGCGGCCAGTGGGTGATCAGCGCCTCGGGCGGCGTCGAAATGCTGCCGTGGCACATCGCCAACGAGACCGAGACCGTCGAAAGCGTCGGCGACGTGCGGAACGACCTCTCGGCCGACGTGAAGGAGTTCTGGTGGGAGTAA
- a CDS encoding acyl-CoA desaturase — translation MSTDLLPESAVDADLEAVAPLSDQSGECSAAGRVLPRPETTVKPSQVRWRYAIGIPMVHVLACLAFVPYFFSWTGVVFAILGLYVFGTLGINLCYHRLLTHQGFVAPKWLEHSLAVLGVCTLQDTPACWVAMHRIHHKHSDEQPDPHSPLVTFFWGHCGWLIFKNRDFLNVNYYQRFTRDLLRDPFYMKLERGQNWLYIYLGSMAVFFLGGLAVGWPMTGSLDAGVQFGLSLVVWGVFVRTVLTWHITWSINSVTHVWGYRNYDTNDNSRNNLLVGLWSNGEGWHNNHHADQRAAAHGHKWWEFDVTWITIRALQKVGLVKNVVLPRVWTKQQAG, via the coding sequence ATGTCCACCGACCTCCTGCCCGAAAGTGCAGTCGACGCCGATCTTGAGGCCGTCGCGCCCCTCTCCGATCAATCGGGCGAGTGCTCTGCTGCGGGTCGCGTCTTGCCGCGCCCCGAAACGACGGTGAAGCCGAGCCAAGTCCGTTGGCGGTATGCGATCGGTATCCCGATGGTCCACGTGCTGGCGTGCCTCGCGTTCGTCCCCTACTTCTTCAGCTGGACTGGCGTCGTCTTTGCGATCCTGGGGCTCTACGTCTTCGGCACGCTGGGGATCAACCTCTGCTACCACCGGCTGCTGACCCACCAAGGGTTCGTCGCGCCGAAGTGGCTTGAGCACAGCCTCGCCGTCCTCGGCGTCTGCACGCTGCAAGACACCCCCGCCTGCTGGGTGGCGATGCACCGCATTCACCATAAGCACTCCGACGAGCAGCCCGATCCCCACAGCCCGCTGGTGACCTTCTTCTGGGGCCACTGCGGTTGGTTGATCTTCAAGAACCGCGACTTCCTCAACGTGAACTACTACCAACGGTTCACGCGCGACCTGCTTCGCGATCCCTTCTACATGAAGCTCGAGCGCGGCCAGAACTGGCTCTACATCTACCTCGGCAGCATGGCCGTCTTCTTTCTGGGGGGCTTGGCCGTCGGTTGGCCGATGACCGGCTCGCTCGACGCCGGCGTGCAGTTCGGCCTGAGTCTTGTCGTGTGGGGCGTCTTCGTCCGTACGGTGCTCACGTGGCACATCACCTGGTCGATCAACTCGGTGACCCACGTCTGGGGCTACCGCAACTACGACACGAACGACAACAGCCGCAACAACCTGCTCGTCGGCCTGTGGAGCAACGGCGAAGGCTGGCACAACAACCACCACGCCGACCAACGGGCCGCTGCCCATGGCCACAAGTGGTGGGAATTCGACGTGACTTGGATCACGATTCGCGCGCTGCAAAAGGTGGGCCTGGTGAAAAACGTCGTCCTGCCGCGGGTGTGGACGAAGCAGCAAGCCGGCTGA
- a CDS encoding protein kinase, whose product MIRVVKVGGSLFDLPDLPERLRGWLAQQPPAHNVLIAGGGPLVEQIRAWDKAEPIEEAAAHWMCVDLLTVTAHLLHSWLPEVPLVEDDRLLCQRVGEEGATIFGPAPWMRRSEPGLPGTWLPSNWDTTSDSIAGRLAAALLADEFVLLKSALPRRKTSRELSALAAVGYIDSILALMAPELPPTRLVNLRAEPPIEARVPRPGEGPG is encoded by the coding sequence ATGATTCGCGTCGTAAAAGTTGGCGGAAGCCTGTTCGATCTCCCCGACCTGCCCGAAAGGTTGCGGGGCTGGCTTGCGCAACAGCCGCCCGCGCACAACGTGCTCATCGCCGGCGGCGGGCCGCTCGTCGAGCAAATCCGCGCGTGGGACAAAGCCGAGCCGATCGAAGAGGCCGCCGCCCATTGGATGTGCGTCGACCTGCTCACCGTCACGGCCCACCTGCTCCACTCCTGGCTGCCGGAAGTGCCGCTGGTCGAGGACGACCGACTGCTCTGCCAGCGAGTCGGCGAGGAAGGGGCGACGATCTTCGGTCCTGCCCCCTGGATGCGCCGGTCGGAACCAGGCCTGCCGGGCACTTGGCTTCCCAGCAATTGGGACACGACGAGCGACTCGATCGCCGGCCGCCTCGCCGCCGCCCTGCTGGCGGACGAGTTCGTCCTCCTGAAGTCGGCATTGCCCCGCCGCAAAACGAGCCGCGAGCTCAGCGCCTTGGCCGCGGTCGGGTACATCGACTCGATCCTGGCCCTGATGGCGCCGGAGCTTCCCCCTACGCGGCTGGTCAATCTGCGAGCCGAGCCTCCCATTGAGGCGAGAGTCCCCCGCCCCGGCGAGGGGCCGGGCTGA
- a CDS encoding hydantoinase/oxoprolinase family protein, whose amino-acid sequence MSWLAIDIGGANLKAADGRGYADSRPFAIWRQPERLALELRELLAAAPAADALAITMTAELADCFETKSEGVRQILAAVQATAGDLPAFVYQVDGRLLPIDAVQRMPALAAASNWHALAAFACRYIDAEPALLLDLGSTTADVIPLTPNGPRALGMSDGERLLAGELIYTGVERTPLCALVRELPWQGHDCPVAAEVFATTADAYLMLGELAEDPHELSTADGRPLTWPHALSRLARMVCADADSFTAEDARLAAATVREAQLNQLQHAVEKVAARLGGPAQRVILSGHGEFLLRHLLDRLHWRCDVLSLTEELGPAVSRCAPAHALAVLARELETHPTCR is encoded by the coding sequence ATGAGCTGGCTGGCAATCGACATCGGCGGCGCCAATCTGAAAGCGGCGGACGGTCGCGGCTACGCCGACTCGCGACCATTCGCCATCTGGCGTCAGCCTGAACGCCTCGCCCTGGAGTTGCGGGAACTCCTCGCCGCAGCCCCTGCTGCCGACGCGCTCGCGATCACAATGACGGCCGAGCTTGCCGACTGCTTCGAAACCAAATCGGAAGGCGTGCGGCAAATCCTCGCGGCCGTGCAAGCCACCGCGGGCGACCTTCCCGCCTTCGTCTATCAAGTCGACGGTCGACTGCTGCCAATCGATGCGGTGCAGCGAATGCCTGCCCTCGCTGCGGCGAGCAACTGGCACGCCCTCGCCGCCTTCGCCTGCCGCTACATCGACGCCGAGCCCGCGCTACTCCTCGACCTCGGCTCAACGACCGCCGACGTCATTCCGCTCACGCCGAACGGCCCTCGCGCCCTCGGCATGTCTGACGGCGAACGGCTCCTCGCCGGCGAGTTGATCTACACTGGCGTCGAGCGAACGCCGCTCTGTGCACTCGTCCGCGAGCTCCCCTGGCAGGGGCACGACTGCCCCGTCGCCGCGGAGGTATTCGCCACCACCGCCGACGCCTACCTGATGTTGGGCGAACTCGCCGAAGATCCCCACGAGCTCTCGACCGCCGATGGCCGCCCGCTCACGTGGCCTCACGCGCTCAGCCGGCTCGCCCGCATGGTGTGCGCCGACGCCGATTCATTCACCGCGGAAGACGCCCGCCTAGCGGCGGCGACCGTCCGCGAGGCCCAGCTCAACCAGTTGCAGCACGCTGTCGAAAAGGTGGCCGCCCGCCTCGGCGGGCCTGCGCAGCGGGTGATCCTCAGCGGGCACGGCGAGTTTCTGCTGCGACATTTGCTGGATCGCCTCCACTGGCGCTGCGACGTGTTATCCTTGACCGAAGAGTTGGGGCCCGCGGTCAGCCGCTGTGCCCCAGCCCACGCGCTGGCCGTGCTGGCGCGAGAGTTAGAGACTCACCCCACCTGCAGATGA
- a CDS encoding ATP-grasp domain-containing protein: MHVFLYEWITGGGLIRESGSLPPTLLREGSAMAAALAADFAKLPDCRVTLLRDMRLESLQFPGCEVLDIQSGAEWREEFARLAAAADRTLVVAPEFDHILAKLTDRVADGGGRTLNASAEFIALTADKHRTAEALRQAGVPAPAGRLFDEGEPKLPADFRYPAVLKPVDGAGSQDTYLVTSHHDEPPAYAWTRRLEQFHAGRPASVTAICGPAGATFLPPTWQRLSDDGRMTYLGGGLIGEAGLADRAVELAQRTLAALPAARGFVGIDLILGPNVFGDEDAVIEVNPRATTSYVGLRQAIHQNLAGALLDSIEGKPVELSVRSRAIEFAADGNVWLTRS; the protein is encoded by the coding sequence ATGCACGTTTTTCTGTACGAGTGGATCACCGGCGGTGGTTTGATCAGAGAGTCGGGCTCGCTGCCGCCGACGCTGCTCCGCGAAGGCTCGGCCATGGCGGCGGCACTCGCTGCCGACTTCGCGAAGCTGCCTGATTGCCGCGTCACGCTGCTGCGCGACATGCGACTCGAGTCGCTGCAGTTTCCCGGCTGCGAGGTGCTCGACATTCAATCCGGCGCTGAGTGGCGGGAAGAGTTCGCCCGCCTCGCCGCCGCGGCGGATCGCACGCTCGTCGTCGCGCCGGAATTCGATCACATCCTCGCCAAGCTGACCGATCGCGTGGCCGACGGCGGCGGCCGCACGCTCAACGCTTCCGCAGAGTTCATCGCACTCACCGCCGACAAGCATCGCACCGCCGAGGCGCTCCGTCAGGCCGGCGTCCCTGCGCCAGCCGGCCGGTTGTTCGACGAAGGCGAACCCAAACTGCCTGCCGACTTCCGCTATCCCGCCGTCCTCAAGCCAGTCGACGGCGCCGGCTCGCAAGATACTTACCTCGTGACGAGCCACCACGACGAACCGCCGGCCTACGCGTGGACGCGGCGGCTCGAGCAGTTCCACGCGGGCCGCCCGGCGAGCGTCACCGCCATTTGCGGCCCAGCCGGCGCGACATTCCTGCCGCCGACGTGGCAACGCCTCAGCGACGACGGCCGCATGACCTACCTCGGCGGCGGGCTCATCGGCGAAGCTGGATTGGCAGATCGCGCCGTCGAACTCGCCCAACGCACGCTCGCCGCCCTCCCCGCTGCCCGCGGCTTCGTCGGCATCGACCTCATCCTCGGCCCGAACGTCTTCGGCGACGAGGACGCCGTCATCGAGGTGAACCCGCGAGCGACCACCTCCTATGTCGGCTTGCGGCAGGCGATCCACCAGAACCTCGCCGGCGCGCTGCTCGACTCGATCGAGGGCAAGCCGGTCGAGCTCAGTGTTCGCAGCCGCGCAATCGAATTCGCAGCCGACGGCAACGTTTGGCTCACCCGCAGTTAG
- a CDS encoding metal-sulfur cluster assembly factor: MAIAEDTVREALKTVIDPELFVNIVDLGLIYEVKITDAEEGKCNVDVEMTMTSPACPAGPQLLGQSKAAVGNIEGVAAVDVRMVLDPPWTPDRMTEDARDQLGIF; the protein is encoded by the coding sequence ATGGCCATCGCCGAAGATACCGTGCGCGAAGCGCTCAAGACCGTGATCGACCCCGAGTTGTTCGTCAACATCGTCGACCTCGGCTTGATCTACGAGGTGAAGATCACCGACGCTGAAGAGGGAAAGTGCAACGTCGACGTCGAAATGACGATGACGAGCCCCGCGTGTCCCGCTGGCCCGCAACTGCTCGGCCAATCGAAGGCGGCCGTCGGCAACATCGAAGGGGTCGCCGCCGTCGACGTTCGCATGGTGCTCGACCCGCCGTGGACGCCCGACCGCATGACCGAAGACGCCCGCGATCAGTTGGGCATCTTCTAA
- a CDS encoding Rieske (2Fe-2S) protein, producing the protein MSKQKAFIPVAGIREVVDPGSMLVEVDDRLIVLIHAAGHWYALDDVCTHDGGPLSDGPVDSADKTIACPRHGAKFDLATGAAVTMPATKPTVAHEVKIEGDQVLVRLHDHA; encoded by the coding sequence GTGAGCAAGCAGAAAGCGTTTATCCCCGTAGCAGGAATTCGCGAAGTTGTTGATCCAGGTTCGATGCTGGTCGAAGTCGATGATCGCCTGATCGTATTGATCCACGCCGCCGGTCATTGGTACGCGCTCGACGACGTTTGCACGCACGATGGCGGCCCGCTGAGCGACGGGCCCGTCGACTCCGCCGACAAGACGATTGCTTGCCCGCGGCATGGGGCGAAGTTCGACCTCGCGACCGGCGCCGCGGTGACAATGCCCGCCACGAAGCCGACCGTCGCCCACGAAGTGAAGATCGAAGGCGATCAAGTGCTCGTGCGACTCCACGACCACGCTTAA
- the sufD gene encoding Fe-S cluster assembly protein SufD, which produces MSNTLLAAGFAQEAFDSFLASRNEPGWLLDLRRAAWARFCELGMPARNDEEWVRTDIRLFKLDRFGFPAVPPIGSDMPRALLAEGVELGGSAVTSDSHVVGSQLAEKWAAKGVLFGDIATLVAEHGDVLRPFFERNVVNPNHDKFSALNAAAWAGGALLYVPRRVTIDEPLHALSALSDGGVDLNKTLVILEEGAEATLLSETASISENGSGFHCGSIELIVEPSAKLRYVNLQNWGNQVWHFAHQKAHIASRARLQWTIGALGSRLAKVNQHVALTGEDAEAQVNGVMFTQGRQHLSYNTHQHHMAAHCRSDLLYKAALQDDSRTVWRGMIKVDKPAQRTDAYQRNDNLMLSRTARADSIPGLEIEADDVRCTHGSTSGRVDEQQVFYAMTRGYTRQEAVRMIVEGFFQQVFDRIPIESVSEALGEAIGQRVRDIGSEA; this is translated from the coding sequence ATGTCAAACACGTTACTGGCCGCTGGGTTCGCTCAGGAGGCATTTGATTCGTTCCTCGCGTCGCGCAACGAGCCTGGTTGGCTCCTCGATCTGCGTCGCGCCGCCTGGGCTCGCTTCTGCGAGCTCGGCATGCCCGCTCGCAACGACGAAGAGTGGGTCCGCACCGACATTCGGCTGTTCAAGCTCGATCGCTTCGGCTTCCCTGCCGTCCCGCCGATTGGCAGCGACATGCCGCGGGCATTGCTCGCTGAAGGCGTCGAACTCGGCGGCAGCGCCGTCACGAGCGACAGCCACGTCGTCGGCTCCCAACTCGCCGAGAAGTGGGCCGCCAAGGGCGTGCTGTTCGGCGATATTGCCACGCTGGTCGCAGAGCATGGCGACGTGCTGCGTCCGTTCTTCGAACGTAACGTAGTCAATCCAAATCACGACAAGTTCTCGGCGCTCAACGCCGCCGCTTGGGCTGGCGGGGCGCTGCTTTATGTGCCGCGTCGCGTGACGATCGACGAACCGCTCCACGCCCTGTCGGCGCTCTCCGACGGCGGCGTGGACCTGAACAAAACGCTCGTCATCCTCGAAGAAGGCGCTGAGGCGACCCTGCTGTCGGAAACGGCCAGCATCTCCGAGAACGGCAGTGGCTTCCACTGCGGTTCGATCGAGCTGATCGTCGAACCGAGCGCGAAGCTTCGCTACGTTAACCTGCAGAACTGGGGTAACCAGGTCTGGCACTTCGCCCACCAAAAGGCCCACATCGCGTCCCGCGCCCGCCTGCAGTGGACGATCGGCGCCCTCGGCAGCCGCCTGGCGAAGGTGAACCAGCACGTCGCCCTCACCGGCGAAGACGCCGAGGCCCAAGTGAACGGCGTCATGTTCACGCAAGGTCGGCAGCACCTTTCGTACAACACGCACCAGCACCACATGGCGGCCCACTGCCGCAGCGACCTGCTCTACAAGGCGGCGCTGCAGGACGATTCGCGCACCGTGTGGCGCGGCATGATCAAGGTCGACAAGCCGGCCCAGCGAACCGACGCCTATCAGCGCAACGACAATCTCATGCTGTCGCGCACGGCCCGCGCCGATTCGATTCCTGGGCTGGAGATCGAAGCCGACGACGTCCGCTGCACGCATGGCAGCACCAGCGGCCGCGTCGACGAGCAGCAAGTCTTCTACGCGATGACCCGCGGCTACACCCGCCAAGAAGCGGTCCGCATGATTGTGGAAGGCTTCTTCCAGCAAGTCTTCGACCGCATCCCGATCGAGAGCGTCAGCGAAGCCCTCGGCGAAGCGATTGGGCAGCGGGTTCGCGATATCGGCTCCGAAGCATGA
- a CDS encoding Uma2 family endonuclease — protein MSTISDPLTEKLIADLYRTEGKAEIVDGRIVLMSPTGDRPNVAAGEIFISLHAYAKRHGGKAYSDNAAFLADLPSRKSFCPDAAYYTGPRAGMKFLPIPPDLAVEVRSEGDYGPGAERAMAKKRADYFAAGTKVVWDVDLDSEEVVKVYRAAAPEVPTAYRRGELAEAEPAVPGWQMPVDELFE, from the coding sequence ATGAGCACCATTTCCGATCCGTTGACGGAAAAACTGATCGCTGACTTGTACCGAACGGAAGGCAAGGCGGAGATCGTCGACGGGAGGATTGTACTCATGAGCCCGACTGGTGATCGGCCAAACGTAGCAGCTGGCGAAATTTTCATTAGCCTGCACGCTTATGCGAAACGGCACGGCGGTAAAGCCTACAGCGACAACGCCGCGTTTCTCGCCGACCTGCCCAGTCGCAAATCGTTCTGCCCTGACGCCGCGTACTACACGGGGCCACGGGCAGGGATGAAGTTCCTCCCGATACCGCCCGACTTGGCCGTCGAAGTCCGCAGCGAAGGCGACTACGGTCCCGGCGCCGAGCGAGCGATGGCCAAGAAGCGAGCCGATTATTTCGCAGCTGGCACGAAAGTCGTCTGGGACGTCGATTTAGACAGCGAAGAAGTGGTAAAGGTTTACCGCGCAGCGGCGCCGGAAGTTCCGACCGCCTACCGCCGCGGCGAGTTGGCCGAAGCCGAGCCCGCCGTCCCTGGCTGGCAGATGCCGGTCGACGAATTATTTGAGTAA